One window of Anaerolineales bacterium genomic DNA carries:
- a CDS encoding dihydrofolate reductase family protein, whose translation MRKVVFAINITIDGFCGHEAVIAADDELHEYFTGLLRDSDVEIFGRNTYHLMYPYWHEVAVNQSETPATNEFARAFDSMPKIVFSTTLKSVEWTNTTLLHSNLREEIMKLKGQPGKNISIGGLNIAAQVEKWDLIDEYHFVVHPVMAGKGPRLFEPGRNLTLKLLGAKTFRSGVVALHYKK comes from the coding sequence ATGAGAAAAGTTGTTTTTGCAATCAACATTACGATTGACGGATTCTGCGGACATGAAGCAGTGATCGCCGCCGACGACGAATTGCACGAGTACTTCACCGGGCTCCTGCGCGATTCAGACGTTGAAATTTTCGGACGCAACACGTATCACTTGATGTATCCATACTGGCACGAAGTCGCTGTGAATCAATCGGAGACGCCAGCGACCAACGAATTCGCGCGCGCATTCGATTCCATGCCGAAGATCGTCTTTTCAACGACGTTGAAGAGCGTGGAGTGGACCAACACGACGCTTCTCCACTCCAATCTTCGAGAAGAGATCATGAAGTTAAAAGGACAGCCGGGAAAAAACATCTCCATTGGCGGGCTGAACATCGCAGCGCAAGTTGAGAAATGGGATCTCATCGACGAGTATCACTTTGTCGTTCACCCGGTCATGGCGGGAAAAGGTCCCCGCTTGTTCGAACCGGGCAGGAACCTTACACTAAAACTTCTCGGGGCGAAAACATTTCGTTCAGGCGTTGTTGCCTTACATTATAAGAAATAA